AACGTCTTTTCCAAATAATACATTTGCTGATACAGGGTATATACCTGCTTGGAACTGTCCACCTCTTGGATTTGTATACTTTTCTACTTCAAAGCAATAAATTTGAGCACATCTACGTGCCACTAAGTCTACTGCATCAATATCATTACCAAAACTTGGTGTATTGTCTAAGATCTTTCGTATGTTTTCATAATTCGTTGTTGATCCAATACCGTTCATTGCGCCAATTCTATCTTGAACTTGAGCAATATCTATAGAACCTGTTTCACCTAAAATTTTCTTAACCGCTTCGTATACTTTTGCTTCAGTAATGGCATCTGCGTTGTCATTTACTGATGTGTCTTTACATCCTACTGAATGACCAAAATTCGAATCTAAAGCACCTTTTAAGTCTTGTAATGAAAGGGTTTTGTCTTCAAATACATTTTTTTGTATGGCATACATTGAATCTCCTGTGTCCGCTACACCAAATGCTTGTGGTCCTGTAAAGTTATAGATGGCTCCACCTTCTTGTAAGGATTTACCTCTTCCAATACAATCATCTACTAATGCAGATAAGAATGGTAGTGGGCATCTTTCTGCGTGTGCAATATCCACACAGTTATCTGCTTCTACTAAGTATTTTACAAAGTAAGCCATTTGTTTTTCAAAAGCACTATAAAAATCTTCCATACAAGTAAATGTGGTAATATCTCCTGTGGCTGGACCTAATTGTTTGTCTCCAACCTTCCCATTGTTTAATGTAATTTCTAAAACTTTTGCTGCATTAAAGAATGCTGCGTCATGCCAACCTTCTGTTTTATTTGGGCATTGTGGTTCAACACAACCAATAATACAATAATTTCTAGCGTCTCTTAAGGTTAAGCCTCTATTCACAAGGGATGGTATAATTACTTCATCATTGTACATCGCAGGTACACCCATACCTAATCTTGCTAATTCACAAGCTCTTAGTAAAAAATCATCTGGTGTGCCTTGCCAAACACGTATTGATAATGAAGGGGCTGGTAATTTTACATGTGCACTTGCTTCCATACACATAAAGGAAAGATCATTGGTTGCATCTAAACCTTCTTCATTTTGTCCACCTACACAAAGATTTTGGAATACAGCATATCCTGCAAACGCTTGTGCTGACACTTCATCACGTGTTTTATTAACATCATTTAATTTTACCCATATACAATCAATCAGTTCTTGTGCAAATTCCTTTGATAAATTATTGTCATTTTTGTAATATGGATACATATATTGATCAAATCGACCTGGTGAAATAGAATGTCCACTAGATTCTATTTGTAACATAGATTGTATAAACCAGAATGATTGGCAAGCCTCATAGAAATTAGTTGCGCCATTCTCAGGTACTTTTTGACAATTTTTTGCAATTTGTAATAACTCTTCTTTTCTTGTTGGATTGCTTTCTAAGTCTGCCATCTCTTTAGCTTTTTTAGCGTATCTATGTGCAAAGTTGATTGCTGCATTATAAGAAATAATTACGGATTTGTAGAATTGTTGTTTTTTAATATACTCTGGTGTAGATGTGTCCATTTTTTCCATAGCGTTAACCACTTCTTCTATAACGCCTCTAAATCCGACTTTTAATATCTTTCCATAGTCAACACATACGTGTCCTACACCACCATAGAAATAATTGCCTACTGTAAATACCCCTGCATCCATACAGTCTTTTACTTCTTGAGACATATAAGAAGATGCCAAATCACTGGTTGTTTTACCTTCCCAGTATTTGAATGCTTCACCTAATTCATTTGCTACATTTTTTGGAATAATAAAAGGATCTGCCATTCTTGTGCCCATGGTTTCAAATTCAGCTTCCACCCAATCATAGGAAAACTCTGGACATATTTCTGTTGAACGAGGATTTTTTGTAATGGCACCTACAATTAATTCATCATCACGTATTGTTACAGGCAAGTTGTTGAATATCTTTTCAACTGCTTTTGCTCTTCTTAAAATAGGTGGTAATCCTTCTGTTTCTTTGTAAGCTTCTGTTACAAGTACCGCTCTTTCTGATTCTACTTGTGGCGTTGCATCAACAATAGATTTTTTAAGCCTTTGTACCCTTGCTGTTGGTTCTGAAAAATCCTTTGCTATCATCTTTGTTACCTCCTTCTACTTTTTTAACCCATATACCTTCGAATTCCTTTTTTGAATTCTAACTTGATTATATATTACGTTTATAAATTAACAATAATATTATCCAAACCCTTAAGAGGTAAAATTAAGACATAAAAAAAACAGTTTGCAAACACAATAATTGGTTTACAAACTGTTTTATATAATGGGGCAAAAATAGCTTATTCTGTTTTTAAAGCCTCAGATGCAATGAGGACATCTTCTTCAATCGAACCACCACTTACACCAATGCCACCAATCACTTTACCATTACTGGTCATTGGTATACCGCCTCCAAATGTACATAATTTACCATTGCACATATTTTCTAGACCGTATAATGGTTGACCTGGCCCAACCACTTTGGATAATTCCTGTGTGGGTTTTTTTAATGCAATAGCAGTATAAGCCTTACTATAAGCGATAGCTATACTTGCTATAGGGGCTTCATCCATTTTATGCTGTGCAATGAGATTGCCCCCATCATCTACTACTGCAATGACTACAGGTACCTTGATGGACTTGGCTTTTACTTCAGCCTTATGAAGTATGTTCTTAGCTTCTTCTAGTGATATTCTTTCTTTTTTTAAACGATTGGTCACTTCTTGTACAATTCTATCGGATACTTCATTATGTAGCACCTTACTCACCTCATTTATTTTTTTACAAATTGAAAGGCAGTTGCTTTTAAGTATCTTTTTATAAGTTATATCCCATTCATGTATTATATGTGATACTACTAAAATTTAATAGCACAATACAAACTTAATAGGGGTAAAAATAAAACTTATTTTTTTACTTAAAAAACAACTGCCTTTTAAAAATATATACTTAGGATGTTATGAGTCGGTTAAGGTAAAAATCTAATCTTCAAACTTCCTTGAAAGAATCCTGAGATTAGACTTTCATAGTTAATCTGTATTGCTACAAATTATAACTTAATAATTAACATAAAAGTTTTGAGGAAAGCCTTTATCACCTTCAAGTGTCTTTGGCTCTAGCATGTAATAACCTAATGGTACATTTTTATTATTTTTCTTTCTATCGTGTTTATTTAATGGGTCATAATAACCTAATGGATATTTGTTAAACATAATAATCAACTCCTTATAAATCACTTCAACAAATAATAATAATTATTATTTAGTAATTGTTATCTGTATTGTATCATGCCTTTATCCATTTTGCAAGAGATTTATTAAATTTTTTCATACTTATGTTTATGAATGACTTAATCATTGTGTGCTATGCTTCTCCACTTTAATACGTATAGTATTTCCTTTCTTTCTTCAACTTTATTCGTACATCTATTGTTTAATTTTCACATTAAAATCACGTTACCTTTAAAAAACTAATAAGGCTTTAGTCACTATGATTTGACTAAAGCCTTGTCCTCTTTAATAATCGTATTAAATTCATTACTTATAAATCCAATGCTCCGTTTGACTTAATACTTTTTGATCATCATTAACCTGTGCTACCAATATCTGCATTCCTTTTTGTAAATTCTCATCTTCAACTAATAAATTTTTAGAATCAATAAATACAGTTTCTACAGCTTCACCATTAATATACACCACACTCCAAGGTGTAAAATTTTCTCCTGTAATGCGTAGGTTGTTTTTTTCCTCTTCCACTTGTGTAATTTTTATACTTGAAGTCCCCATTGACATATTCATTGGATTGTATGGATTATTTCCATTATAAATATATTGTTCTCCAAATAACATATCATATTGTAACATTAATAAATGTTCTTGGTAAGCATCTTTATTTCCATATGCATTATGAAACTTGGTTAAATTCCCATTATCATATCCTAATCGTTTCATAATATAAGCACTCAGTTGATAAGCTGACAAATCAACATTTTGATTGGCCATAGGAAAATTACTCCACATAATGTATTCCGTCTCAAATACATTACCATTTTCTAAATGCTCGTTTTCTATACCTAAACTTGGTAAATGATCCCCATATAACACCAAAACAACTGGCTCATCATAATGATCTAATGCAGCTATTAAGTTGCCAATAAACTGATCCACTTCATATAGCTGATTAATAAAATATTCCACTGATAACACTTCAAAATCTTCACTTGCTTCTACAACTTTTATGGGCTGATCATAATCCATTTCCTCATTAGGGTAAATACCATGGGGCTGTACCGACATTGCAAAAACAAAATCTTTAGTTTTGGTAGAGTTCATAGTTTTTATGATTTCAGGTAAAAGCACTTCATCTTTTGCCCATCCCACAGGATTGTATTCAACATTGTTCATATATTCTATAGATGTAAATGTATGAAATCCTAAGTTGGGGAAAACAAGGTCACGATTATAAAATGAAATCGTATTGTTATGTAAAGCATGACTTTTGTATCCAAGTTCTTCTAAGTTGTATGCCATTGTTTCTATTGATGAAGATTGTAAAACCGTTTTATATGGGTATTCTCCTAACCCAAAATGTTCAAGACTCATTCCCGATAGAATTTCAAACTCCGTATTTGCCGTTCCTGCTCCAATGGAAGGTACTGTAAGAAAACCTGAAGAATACTCTTGTTTTAACTTGGTAAAGTTAGGAACTGGATTTTCGGAGAACGTTAAATCTTTAATATAATTTACATCAAAAAAACTCTCTAGTTGTACCATAATAATATTGGGCTCATAATCTGTAGTAGGCATATCATTTGAATCAAACCCAGATCGTATTTTTTCAATATGTTCCTCCGAATAATCATCTGGTCTATCAATACCACTATCCATTAAAGTTGTAGAAAAAGAATATGCAAATCCATAATCATCATAAGCATCAACTAAATTTGCAAATCCTCTTGCAGATGAAATATCTACTGTATTAAATATAAAGAATGCACTGAAAGCAATAATCATAAATGCTTTTCCATTCCTTGCTGAATGCTTAGGAAGTCTATTCCATGCAACAACCAATAAAATAATTGAAATCATAAGCAATGCAAAAATCAAAATCATTTGCGTTGTATTAACATAAATGTTTATGATTCCCAACACAGATCTAAAGATATATAAGTCACTGGCGGATAAAGGTGTTGTACGATACCCCAATAAAATAAAGTTCGCAATACCTATTCCAATACCAATGGTAGATACAAATACTAAAAAAAACCTCCTTCTTAAACAGACTAGCGAAACAGACAGTAACGTAAATATAATGAGTATGTTATATATAAAGATAAAAGGGCTTGACGTAATATGTACTATTGTTCTTAGAAAAGAGCGTCTCATGGATAATTCTAAAAAAACATTTAAAATGATTGCCAAGGCAATTAAATAAAAGACAGATGTGTTATTAAACACCTCTTTATTATGATTGGTTCTATATTTAAACCTCATTGTTCTATACCCACTTTCTATGTAACATGATTACAAGAAACATTCATTTGATAATATTGTTTCTTTAAATTATATATTTTACATTTTTTTATTATAACAAAAACTATTTTTTTTGACTACTTACAATTTCATTAAATATTTGGGTATGAATTCTTAAATATGTATTACAATTAAAGCTACCTCTTCTAGAACCTCTATCTAGATTAAGTAGCTTATTATTACTACTGTCTATTAATTTAAATACCCATTGCTTCTACAACGCTTATTATATTTTTCCATTCTTTAATGCTCTGTTCTAATTTCAACCGACCTTTATCAACAATCTTATAATATTTTCTTTTTGGTCCATTGGATTCTTCTCCATAATAAACTTCTGTTAAACCTTCTTTATGTAATCTCCTTAATATGGCATAGAAAGTACTTTCATCCACATCATGAAAATACCGACTCATTTTTTGTATAATATCATAACCATACATCTCTTTTTGTTGTATCGTATATAATATACACATTTCAAGAATCCCTTTTTTGAATTGAGCACTCAATAACCTAACCTCTTTTCCTATTACGATACACTGAAAATATACCTACTGCCACTATTGTCACTATATATAACAAGACATTTTCAACTACCTTTTTTTGAAATGCATTGACTTCAATAACGCTATATAATAAGGATATATAATTGGTTATTATAAACAACACACCTATTATATGTATAACACTACCGAAAAACACTGTGTTCTTTTGTGTTTGATAGAAACCATATATCATCAGTCCACCTAACAAAACCATTGCTATATATAAAACATATGTTACATAAGGACCTACTTGACTTTTATTAATAGCAAAGCCTTCACTCAACTGTTTACCAAATATCATCGTAACAAATGATACTATCGCTATGATTAAAGTCACCGTATGTATCCCTCTTAATTTTAAACTAGACTTATTTTCTTTATTATCCAAATTATTATTGCAACTTATTTTTTTTAATAATATCCCTAAACAAATAATGCTCACAGGAAATATAAATATAACATCCCCTAATACGTGTGTACGATCATTTATTCTATTAATCATTAACAACCATGTGACTATAGGTAAGATTACCCTTATATATCTGGTTATTTCCTTGATTTTAAATATGCTCATTGGTGGATTTTCTCTCTTCAAATTTTGAATGACTTGTATCGGGTCGTCTAATTCTAAATATATTTGAGTTTCCGATTTACCTTGTGCCATACCAACCTCAAAATATTCGTTATAATCTTCTAGGATATTATTGATTTCATCTTTCCTATATTTAAACTTTAGACCCCTTCTAAGTTCTTGTAGGTACAACCCTTTTGTTTTTCCCTTCATTTAAAACCCTCCACTCTATATCTACTGATTATTGATTAGTAGTCTTCTTGAGTGTATCATACTACTGTTTAATGGTCAATAGTTGTCTTTTAATTTTTATAATACTTCACATCACTCACTTTTTTCAACTAAAAACATATTATATTATAAAGTTTATTATAGGAATGATTGTATGTATAGACGATATAGACCGTATTCTGAATATTATTATCAAGATGGACCTGAATATTATGATGTAGACAGATACAGAAGACGTCCTTATAGGGAGCAAAGACCTATGCCTCCTTTTGGACACGAGGAGCATTATGCAAAATATAAAGACCATGGTCCTCATCCCTATGTTGTCAATATTGAGGAAGCGACTGTTAAAAATGATGCTTATCGAACAGCTTTATGGACTGGAGATTATTTGCAACTTACTTTAATGTGTATTGCCGCTGGCGATGATATAGGCTTAGAAGTACACCATGACCATGACCAATTCATTCGTATTGA
This genomic interval from Natranaerovirga hydrolytica contains the following:
- a CDS encoding glycyl radical protein gives rise to the protein MIAKDFSEPTARVQRLKKSIVDATPQVESERAVLVTEAYKETEGLPPILRRAKAVEKIFNNLPVTIRDDELIVGAITKNPRSTEICPEFSYDWVEAEFETMGTRMADPFIIPKNVANELGEAFKYWEGKTTSDLASSYMSQEVKDCMDAGVFTVGNYFYGGVGHVCVDYGKILKVGFRGVIEEVVNAMEKMDTSTPEYIKKQQFYKSVIISYNAAINFAHRYAKKAKEMADLESNPTRKEELLQIAKNCQKVPENGATNFYEACQSFWFIQSMLQIESSGHSISPGRFDQYMYPYYKNDNNLSKEFAQELIDCIWVKLNDVNKTRDEVSAQAFAGYAVFQNLCVGGQNEEGLDATNDLSFMCMEASAHVKLPAPSLSIRVWQGTPDDFLLRACELARLGMGVPAMYNDEVIIPSLVNRGLTLRDARNYCIIGCVEPQCPNKTEGWHDAAFFNAAKVLEITLNNGKVGDKQLGPATGDITTFTCMEDFYSAFEKQMAYFVKYLVEADNCVDIAHAERCPLPFLSALVDDCIGRGKSLQEGGAIYNFTGPQAFGVADTGDSMYAIQKNVFEDKTLSLQDLKGALDSNFGHSVGCKDTSVNDNADAITEAKVYEAVKKILGETGSIDIAQVQDRIGAMNGIGSTTNYENIRKILDNTPSFGNDIDAVDLVARRCAQIYCFEVEKYTNPRGGQFQAGIYPVSANVLFGKDVAALPNGRLATEPLADGVSPRSGKDQNGPTAATNSVAKLDHFVASNGTLYNQKFLPSAVAGDKGLMNFASVVRSYFDHKGMHVQFNVVDKETLLAAQREPEKYNDLVVRVAGYSAQFVVLAKEVQDDIISRTSHAFS
- a CDS encoding GlcG/HbpS family heme-binding protein; this translates as MLHNEVSDRIVQEVTNRLKKERISLEEAKNILHKAEVKAKSIKVPVVIAVVDDGGNLIAQHKMDEAPIASIAIAYSKAYTAIALKKPTQELSKVVGPGQPLYGLENMCNGKLCTFGGGIPMTSNGKVIGGIGVSGGSIEEDVLIASEALKTE
- a CDS encoding LTA synthase family protein; this translates as MRFKYRTNHNKEVFNNTSVFYLIALAIILNVFLELSMRRSFLRTIVHITSSPFIFIYNILIIFTLLSVSLVCLRRRFFLVFVSTIGIGIGIANFILLGYRTTPLSASDLYIFRSVLGIINIYVNTTQMILIFALLMISIILLVVAWNRLPKHSARNGKAFMIIAFSAFFIFNTVDISSARGFANLVDAYDDYGFAYSFSTTLMDSGIDRPDDYSEEHIEKIRSGFDSNDMPTTDYEPNIIMVQLESFFDVNYIKDLTFSENPVPNFTKLKQEYSSGFLTVPSIGAGTANTEFEILSGMSLEHFGLGEYPYKTVLQSSSIETMAYNLEELGYKSHALHNNTISFYNRDLVFPNLGFHTFTSIEYMNNVEYNPVGWAKDEVLLPEIIKTMNSTKTKDFVFAMSVQPHGIYPNEEMDYDQPIKVVEASEDFEVLSVEYFINQLYEVDQFIGNLIAALDHYDEPVVLVLYGDHLPSLGIENEHLENGNVFETEYIMWSNFPMANQNVDLSAYQLSAYIMKRLGYDNGNLTKFHNAYGNKDAYQEHLLMLQYDMLFGEQYIYNGNNPYNPMNMSMGTSSIKITQVEEEKNNLRITGENFTPWSVVYINGEAVETVFIDSKNLLVEDENLQKGMQILVAQVNDDQKVLSQTEHWIYK
- a CDS encoding PadR family transcriptional regulator, translated to MSAQFKKGILEMCILYTIQQKEMYGYDIIQKMSRYFHDVDESTFYAILRRLHKEGLTEVYYGEESNGPKRKYYKIVDKGRLKLEQSIKEWKNIISVVEAMGI
- a CDS encoding HAAS signaling domain-containing protein, which produces MKGKTKGLYLQELRRGLKFKYRKDEINNILEDYNEYFEVGMAQGKSETQIYLELDDPIQVIQNLKRENPPMSIFKIKEITRYIRVILPIVTWLLMINRINDRTHVLGDVIFIFPVSIICLGILLKKISCNNNLDNKENKSSLKLRGIHTVTLIIAIVSFVTMIFGKQLSEGFAINKSQVGPYVTYVLYIAMVLLGGLMIYGFYQTQKNTVFFGSVIHIIGVLFIITNYISLLYSVIEVNAFQKKVVENVLLYIVTIVAVGIFSVYRNRKRG
- a CDS encoding cupin domain-containing protein — translated: MYRRYRPYSEYYYQDGPEYYDVDRYRRRPYREQRPMPPFGHEEHYAKYKDHGPHPYVVNIEEATVKNDAYRTALWTGDYLQLTLMCIAAGDDIGLEVHHDHDQFIRIEEGEGLVKMGNKKDQLDFQRKVYDDYAIFIPAGKWHNLINTGKKPLKLYSIYAPPEHPHGTVHRTKSDAMKHHHHH